Proteins from a genomic interval of Sulfurimonas sp. HSL3-2:
- a CDS encoding STT3 domain-containing protein yields MTISQDSKKILFLIAVAYLFSVAVRFIWVYQFNGYEPFMFNGQFMINTNDGYYWAEGARDLLSGVHQDGDLSPVTSAASQLTYIFAKILPFSFESIIFYMPAFLSSLIVIPVILISYSFKRLDVGFVAALLSSIAWSYYNRTMVGYYDTDMLTIVIPIFLLWSLVWAINSNQDKFLLITALDILIYRWWYPQSYSLEFAFFGLILFYTLFFDRKNLYNFKLLAIMLFAMMMADGLVRLPIVVGLYLFFKNEKFDKYVYYVLGLGVIAFFITGGFDPIWVQLKGYVFRESINISDKGLGLHFFTVTQTIREAGDISINTFANRISGNIVTLALSIAGYLWLSYRYRIMLLALPLIGLGFLALNSGLRFTIYAVVPMAFGIAFIIAEIANRMPSYFLQYATILIGSILVLLPNIVHVKEYKVPTVFDKNEVMLLDNLKKKASREDYVVGWWDYGYPVRYYSDVFTLSDGGKHSGSVNFPVSYILTKPQEAAAKMARLDVEFDVRAYQVSEQNKTKSEQNQTKLFSTIEEMTKAAGFNDTNDFLTALENDAVKLPKKTRDVYFYLPYRMTSIYPTITIFSNLDLMSGDKFNQPIYYMLSAQKEDSRFIYLQGGVSISKTDASVRLGDKTVGINRFVKTWYDQDDKLHTDVKRFNTMSNLSVIYMSSYGKFLIVDEATYNSLYIQLFVLENYNKNLFEPVETTPYAKIYKLKI; encoded by the coding sequence ATGACGATCTCACAAGATAGTAAAAAGATTTTATTTTTAATAGCAGTCGCATACCTTTTTAGTGTTGCGGTACGTTTTATTTGGGTTTATCAGTTTAACGGGTACGAGCCGTTTATGTTTAACGGACAATTTATGATAAATACAAATGACGGTTACTATTGGGCTGAGGGTGCAAGAGATCTGCTTTCCGGTGTCCATCAGGATGGTGATCTTTCACCTGTTACCAGTGCTGCTTCACAACTAACATATATTTTTGCAAAGATACTGCCTTTTTCTTTTGAGAGTATCATCTTTTATATGCCGGCGTTTCTTAGTTCCCTTATCGTGATCCCTGTTATCCTTATTTCATACAGTTTTAAACGTCTTGATGTCGGATTTGTCGCAGCTCTTCTTTCATCTATAGCATGGAGTTACTATAACCGTACGATGGTAGGTTATTATGATACTGATATGCTGACTATCGTCATCCCGATATTTTTACTTTGGTCACTTGTATGGGCCATAAACTCTAATCAGGATAAGTTCTTACTTATCACCGCACTTGATATCCTGATATATAGATGGTGGTACCCGCAGAGTTACTCTTTAGAGTTTGCTTTTTTCGGACTTATCCTTTTTTACACTTTATTCTTTGACAGAAAAAATCTCTACAACTTCAAGCTTCTGGCGATCATGCTTTTTGCGATGATGATGGCAGATGGATTGGTGCGTCTACCGATAGTCGTAGGTCTGTATCTCTTCTTTAAAAATGAGAAGTTTGACAAGTATGTTTATTATGTCTTAGGGCTGGGTGTCATAGCATTCTTTATAACAGGCGGATTTGATCCTATCTGGGTGCAGTTAAAAGGATATGTTTTTAGAGAGAGCATTAATATCTCCGATAAAGGACTTGGACTGCACTTTTTTACAGTAACACAGACGATTCGAGAAGCCGGTGATATCTCAATAAATACATTTGCAAATAGGATCAGTGGAAATATCGTCACTCTGGCCTTGTCGATCGCAGGCTATCTATGGTTGAGTTATAGATACCGTATCATGCTTTTGGCTTTACCGTTGATAGGGCTAGGGTTTTTAGCACTTAACAGCGGCCTTAGATTTACTATCTATGCAGTCGTTCCTATGGCATTCGGTATTGCATTTATTATTGCAGAAATTGCAAACAGAATGCCGAGTTACTTCTTACAGTATGCAACGATCCTTATCGGATCAATTTTAGTTTTATTGCCGAATATTGTGCATGTAAAAGAGTATAAAGTACCTACGGTATTTGATAAAAATGAGGTGATGTTACTTGATAATTTAAAGAAAAAAGCCAGTCGAGAGGACTATGTCGTCGGATGGTGGGATTATGGATATCCGGTTCGTTACTATAGTGATGTATTTACACTCAGTGACGGTGGAAAGCACAGTGGAAGCGTAAACTTTCCTGTAAGTTATATACTTACAAAGCCGCAAGAAGCTGCAGCTAAAATGGCAAGACTGGATGTAGAATTTGATGTAAGAGCTTACCAAGTATCTGAGCAAAATAAAACCAAATCTGAACAAAACCAAACAAAGCTTTTTTCAACTATAGAGGAGATGACAAAAGCTGCCGGATTTAATGATACAAACGACTTTTTAACAGCACTGGAAAACGATGCAGTTAAACTGCCTAAAAAGACAAGAGATGTCTATTTTTATCTTCCATATAGGATGACAAGCATCTATCCGACGATAACGATATTTTCTAATCTCGATCTTATGAGCGGAGATAAGTTTAACCAGCCGATATACTATATGCTTTCGGCACAAAAAGAGGACTCTAGGTTTATATACCTTCAAGGCGGTGTCTCGATCAGTAAAACGGATGCAAGCGTGAGACTAGGAGATAAGACTGTTGGAATAAACCGTTTTGTAAAAACTTGGTATGATCAAGACGATAAACTGCACACGGATGTAAAAAGATTTAACACGATGTCAAATCTTAGTGTCATATATATGTCTAGTTACGGGAAGTTTTTAATCGTAGATGAAGCGACCTATAACTCGTTATATATCCAGCTTTTTGTCTTGGAGAACTATAATAAAAATCTTTTTGAGCCAGTCGAGACGACTCCGTATGCAAAAATCTACAAGTTAAAGATATAA
- the rsmD gene encoding 16S rRNA (guanine(966)-N(2))-methyltransferase RsmD gives MKNSGSLTKKIVAGKYKGKTLKLPSKTTTRSSKSIVLESFFNTIQFDIVDAVFVEVFSGSGSIGLEALSRGAGKIIFMEKDRDALRTLHENIAQTDPSACEVIGGDSFSNIKTVISRLKAMNKSAYIYIDPPFSIREGMEDIYDKMIALIADFPKEHCEMIIIEHMSSLKLPENINEYTKIKTKKFGNTSLTYYN, from the coding sequence ATGAAAAATAGCGGTAGTTTAACAAAAAAGATAGTAGCTGGAAAATATAAGGGAAAGACACTGAAACTTCCCTCGAAGACGACAACAAGAAGTTCAAAAAGCATAGTACTGGAATCATTTTTTAACACCATACAGTTTGACATCGTCGATGCTGTTTTTGTCGAGGTCTTTTCAGGCAGCGGTTCCATTGGTCTGGAAGCTTTGAGCCGCGGAGCAGGGAAGATAATCTTTATGGAAAAAGACAGAGATGCACTTCGCACTTTGCATGAGAACATAGCGCAGACAGACCCTTCTGCATGTGAAGTGATAGGCGGAGACAGTTTTAGTAATATTAAAACGGTCATCTCAAGACTAAAAGCTATGAATAAAAGTGCCTATATCTACATCGACCCGCCGTTTTCTATAAGAGAGGGGATGGAAGATATCTATGACAAAATGATAGCGCTTATCGCAGATTTTCCCAAAGAGCATTGCGAGATGATAATCATTGAGCATATGAGTTCGTTAAAACTGCCTGAAAATATCAACGAGTATACTAAAATCAAAACTAAAAAATTCGGTAATACCTCTCTGACCTACTACAACTAA
- a CDS encoding flagellar basal body P-ring protein FlgI, translating to MKSFLILLFLSLTLQATKIGEVSSIVGVRENQVIGYSLVVGLKKTGDGTTSKFTLQSIANMLKAMNIDMNPVDIKSKNVAAVVVTAKIGAFARQGDKLDVTVSSIGDAKSLEGGTLLMTPLKGVDGKIYALAQGPISIGGKNERGAGAESHPTAGMVYSGGMIEREINIDLYHQKYATLSLKESNFENAVAVQKAINATYHTQIAVALDPRTIKLERPTNLSMIEFLSEIENIDMDYRPESKIVINERTGTIIAGVDIEIKPVIITQGDITIKIKQSDQAETPAGSMKVDNDLVIGLNENEVYTKKGTTTVANIVRSLQKLGASPKAIISILEAMKSAGSISADLEVI from the coding sequence ATGAAATCTTTTTTAATACTCTTATTTTTATCATTAACACTTCAAGCAACAAAGATAGGGGAAGTTTCATCTATTGTCGGAGTCAGAGAAAACCAGGTCATCGGCTACTCTTTAGTCGTCGGTCTTAAAAAGACGGGTGACGGTACGACATCTAAATTCACTCTTCAATCTATCGCAAATATGTTAAAAGCGATGAACATCGATATGAACCCCGTAGATATTAAATCTAAAAACGTCGCAGCTGTCGTAGTAACGGCAAAAATAGGTGCTTTTGCAAGACAGGGTGATAAGCTTGATGTCACCGTCTCATCTATCGGTGATGCAAAATCTTTAGAGGGCGGTACGCTTTTAATGACACCTTTAAAAGGGGTCGACGGGAAGATATACGCACTTGCTCAGGGACCTATAAGTATAGGCGGAAAAAATGAGCGTGGAGCCGGAGCAGAATCACATCCTACAGCGGGTATGGTATATTCCGGCGGTATGATAGAACGTGAGATAAACATCGACCTCTATCACCAAAAATATGCGACACTCTCTTTAAAAGAATCAAACTTTGAAAATGCGGTAGCTGTACAAAAAGCGATAAATGCGACGTATCATACGCAGATAGCAGTAGCACTCGATCCTAGAACGATCAAGCTGGAGCGTCCGACAAACCTTTCTATGATCGAATTTCTTTCAGAAATAGAAAATATCGATATGGACTACAGACCTGAGAGTAAGATCGTCATCAATGAGAGAACGGGGACGATCATCGCAGGTGTCGATATCGAGATAAAGCCGGTCATAATCACACAAGGCGATATAACAATAAAGATAAAACAGTCAGACCAAGCTGAGACTCCTGCAGGCAGTATGAAAGTCGATAATGATCTTGTTATCGGGCTTAATGAGAACGAGGTATATACTAAAAAAGGCACGACTACCGTAGCAAATATTGTAAGATCACTACAGAAACTCGGTGCTTCGCCAAAAGCGATCATCTCGATACTTGAAGCTATGAAAAGTGCAGGTTCAATCTCAGCCGACTTGGAGGTGATTTAA
- a CDS encoding rod-binding protein, producing the protein MSSSINSAYLQQAMLSKDVSSTPKIDATTDDKKLREQTDAFESVIIKMMMDNAMKDEKNLFGTQNDPGDKIYKSMYRDELSKASAGSFGFSQMLYDYLSQKSGKIN; encoded by the coding sequence ATGAGTTCTTCTATAAATTCTGCATATTTGCAGCAGGCAATGTTATCTAAGGATGTGAGTTCTACACCAAAAATAGATGCCACGACCGACGATAAAAAGTTACGTGAACAGACAGACGCATTCGAGTCCGTTATCATAAAGATGATGATGGATAATGCGATGAAAGATGAGAAAAATCTTTTCGGAACTCAGAACGATCCGGGGGATAAGATATATAAATCGATGTATCGTGATGAGTTAAGTAAAGCGAGTGCGGGGAGTTTCGGTTTTTCACAAATGCTTTACGACTATTTAAGTCAGAAGTCGGGCAAGATAAACTAA
- a CDS encoding flagellar biosynthesis anti-sigma factor FlgM, translating to MISQLNSAGIKTAYQNGNTEPKANAKKTQEMNKEADMSKVDTLKESIQSGQYKINLEALSKRIADELM from the coding sequence ATGATATCTCAACTAAATAGTGCAGGCATAAAGACGGCTTACCAAAATGGAAACACCGAGCCAAAAGCAAATGCGAAAAAAACACAAGAGATGAATAAAGAGGCGGATATGAGTAAAGTAGATACTTTAAAAGAATCTATTCAATCCGGTCAATACAAGATCAATCTAGAGGCTTTATCTAAACGTATAGCCGATGAGTTGATGTAA
- the flgK gene encoding flagellar hook-associated protein FlgK, whose product MGSIFNTLSIGYSGLSAAQVAIDTTGHNISNAEADGYTRQRVVTEAAPPISNVTPGAVGNGTQVQQIARIFDQFVFTNFSNASADKESSDFTKSTLQQLSTYFPEIDNVGIKSDLHEYYNLWQSLSDNPDNNAVKVALAQQTQTLTQHLQSTKAQVVDLQNQMNDKLKVNIDEVNKIAKEIASINIAISNTEAGGINNANDLRDKRNLLEISLSKLVGAKVTTGKIESNTAIDSNVAIKSGSYNISIAGFNIVDGASYHPIGIDNTDNASGMYDLYYERQDGVRIPFAHEITGGKVGAILDLRGSTLNGTDGVPTNGVLQNVRDQLDMLATGLIENTNNIYAKSSDTLMQSNQVFVNPASAVVSSGLNIKKGSFDIVLYDINGQVAAKRTINIDDLTTFTNGTNSIKSQIEANQDDNADNNGNNDIDDFIAVNYDTYPPGGALSFSLKNSGLEAQGYTFAIEDNLDSNNSFGSGTNFAGGLGMHRFFEGTNASDINLAYDLRTDPTQISAHAAPISGNNQVSLDMVQSQFEKIDFTHENSNSTFHDTVYGMFDTIATGVGTKTNAAILSSDTITARYNAVQQEYNSVSQVNIDEEMSNLIRYQTSYGAAAKVITTVDQMMNTLLGIKQ is encoded by the coding sequence ATGGGATCAATATTTAATACCCTAAGCATAGGTTACTCCGGATTAAGCGCGGCTCAGGTCGCGATCGATACGACCGGACATAATATATCAAACGCAGAGGCAGACGGCTACACACGTCAACGTGTCGTAACAGAAGCAGCTCCTCCTATCAGTAATGTGACTCCGGGTGCAGTAGGCAACGGTACTCAGGTACAACAGATCGCTCGTATATTCGATCAGTTTGTATTTACTAATTTCAGTAATGCATCGGCTGATAAAGAGTCTTCAGACTTTACAAAAAGTACTCTCCAACAGCTTTCTACTTACTTTCCGGAGATAGACAATGTAGGTATAAAGTCAGACCTGCATGAGTACTATAACTTGTGGCAGTCACTTTCGGATAACCCGGATAATAACGCTGTTAAAGTAGCTCTTGCTCAGCAGACTCAAACACTTACACAGCATCTTCAAAGTACAAAAGCACAAGTGGTTGATCTTCAAAACCAGATGAACGATAAATTAAAAGTAAATATCGATGAAGTAAATAAGATCGCAAAAGAGATAGCAAGTATCAATATAGCGATAAGCAATACTGAAGCGGGCGGCATAAATAACGCAAACGACCTAAGAGATAAAAGAAATCTATTGGAAATATCTTTATCAAAACTTGTAGGTGCAAAAGTCACTACAGGAAAGATAGAATCAAATACGGCAATCGATTCAAATGTCGCTATAAAATCAGGAAGCTATAACATAAGTATTGCAGGATTTAATATAGTCGACGGTGCATCATACCATCCTATCGGCATCGACAATACCGATAATGCAAGCGGTATGTATGATCTTTATTATGAACGTCAAGACGGTGTCAGAATCCCCTTTGCACATGAGATAACAGGCGGTAAAGTCGGTGCTATCCTTGACTTAAGAGGTTCGACGTTAAATGGAACAGACGGAGTTCCTACAAACGGTGTGCTTCAAAATGTTCGTGATCAGCTTGATATGCTTGCTACAGGTCTGATTGAAAATACTAATAATATATATGCAAAAAGTTCAGATACTTTAATGCAGTCAAATCAGGTGTTTGTAAATCCGGCAAGTGCAGTTGTCAGTTCAGGACTCAACATTAAAAAAGGCAGTTTTGATATCGTTTTGTATGACATAAACGGGCAGGTTGCAGCAAAACGTACTATTAACATTGATGATCTTACGACTTTTACAAATGGAACGAATTCCATTAAAAGCCAGATCGAGGCAAATCAAGATGATAATGCGGATAATAACGGAAATAATGATATCGATGACTTTATAGCGGTTAATTACGATACATATCCTCCGGGCGGTGCACTGTCATTCAGTCTGAAAAACTCCGGTTTGGAAGCACAAGGATATACGTTTGCAATAGAAGATAATCTAGACAGCAATAACAGTTTTGGCTCAGGTACGAACTTTGCAGGCGGTTTAGGTATGCATAGGTTCTTTGAAGGAACGAATGCAAGTGATATAAATCTTGCATATGACCTAAGAACAGACCCTACACAGATATCCGCACATGCAGCTCCGATATCCGGAAATAATCAAGTATCACTCGATATGGTACAGTCACAATTTGAAAAGATAGACTTTACGCATGAGAACAGTAACAGTACATTTCATGATACGGTTTACGGTATGTTTGATACCATCGCTACAGGAGTAGGAACGAAGACAAATGCTGCTATCCTTTCAAGCGATACGATCACTGCAAGATATAATGCAGTTCAGCAGGAGTACAACTCAGTCTCTCAAGTCAATATAGATGAGGAGATGAGTAACCTTATCAGATACCAGACATCATACGGCGCGGCTGCAAAAGTCATAACTACCGTAGATCAGATGATGAACACTCTTCTTGGTATCAAGCAGTAA
- a CDS encoding ABC transporter permease, with the protein MPYFSIAILVVVMLFSFLGSFFYTISPTDLHVNAILSAPSSQFLLGTDRLGRDILARLIEGGKVSLIIGIASAFIATFIGLIIGATAGYLRGKVDKAFVVIVDIFLTFPTFFLLLALVSYVNASVWVLIVIISITGWMTTARLIRSESFAITSQPYIKILNIANVSKIKILLKYYAPLLAPIYFVSFTFGVGGAILAESGLSFLGLGIVAPQMSWGTIISDGKEVIEIAWWVSFFPGLMIFLITFSLINISNYLQHLTNKKEIRG; encoded by the coding sequence ATCCCATATTTTAGCATCGCTATTTTAGTAGTAGTGATGCTTTTTAGTTTTCTAGGTTCATTTTTCTACACGATCTCTCCCACCGATCTGCACGTAAACGCCATCCTATCTGCACCCTCATCACAGTTTTTACTCGGCACCGACAGATTAGGTCGTGATATCTTGGCGCGTTTGATAGAAGGAGGAAAAGTTTCTTTGATCATTGGGATCGCAAGTGCATTCATTGCGACTTTTATAGGCCTTATCATCGGTGCGACAGCAGGATATTTACGAGGTAAAGTCGACAAGGCATTTGTCGTGATCGTAGATATCTTTTTGACATTTCCAACTTTCTTTCTACTTTTAGCACTGGTGAGTTACGTCAATGCTTCTGTTTGGGTTCTCATCGTCATTATCTCGATCACAGGATGGATGACAACGGCACGTTTGATCAGAAGTGAGAGTTTTGCTATCACTTCACAGCCTTATATCAAGATACTAAATATTGCAAATGTCTCCAAAATAAAGATACTTCTTAAATACTATGCGCCTCTTTTAGCACCTATATATTTTGTAAGCTTTACCTTCGGAGTCGGTGGGGCTATCCTTGCAGAATCAGGACTTAGTTTCTTAGGGCTTGGGATCGTCGCACCGCAGATGAGCTGGGGGACGATAATAAGTGACGGTAAAGAGGTGATAGAGATAGCATGGTGGGTAAGCTTTTTCCCCGGTCTTATGATATTTCTTATTACCTTCTCACTGATAAACATCTCTAACTATCTACAGCATCTTACAAACAAGAAAGAGATAAGAGGATAA
- the gdhA gene encoding NADP-specific glutamate dehydrogenase yields MVETIKDELMKFENSNCAEDSIFFQAMEEVIYSISPLLESDPRYKSHAILERLVVPDRIIEFKVTWLDDNNKIQVNTGYRVQFNNALGPYKGGLRFHPTVNKGVLKFLGFEQILKNSLTGLPIGGAKGGSDFNPKGKSDFEIMKFCSAFMTELHKYIGPRVDVPAGDIGVGAREIGYLFGEYKKITSSYEGVLTGKPFMFGGSLMRPEATGYGVVYFTETMLEQELKEPLSGKICTVSGAGNVAIYTIEKLQAIGAIVVTCSDSQGTIYDSRGIDLKLVKEIKLERRASIKEYLDVYKEATYIPVSEYPEGGHAVWNIPCYAAFPCATQNELTEVDAKNLIANGCISVSEGANMPSTPEATELFLSNKICFAPAKAANAGGVAVSEFEMSQNASMQKWSFEKVDEKLKETMQQICKRVFLTAKDYGVEGNYVDGANIAGFKRVADAMIAEGI; encoded by the coding sequence ATGGTCGAGACTATAAAAGATGAACTGATGAAATTTGAAAACTCTAATTGTGCGGAGGACAGTATATTTTTTCAAGCGATGGAAGAGGTGATATACTCCATATCTCCTCTGCTTGAATCAGATCCGAGGTATAAAAGTCATGCGATCTTAGAGCGACTGGTCGTTCCCGATAGAATAATAGAATTTAAAGTGACATGGCTTGATGATAATAATAAGATCCAGGTAAATACCGGATATCGTGTGCAGTTTAACAATGCTCTTGGACCCTACAAAGGCGGACTTCGCTTTCATCCTACGGTCAACAAAGGTGTCCTGAAATTTTTGGGTTTTGAACAGATACTCAAAAACTCTCTTACGGGTCTGCCGATCGGCGGAGCAAAAGGGGGAAGCGATTTCAATCCGAAGGGAAAAAGCGATTTTGAGATCATGAAGTTCTGTTCTGCTTTTATGACAGAGCTTCATAAGTATATCGGACCGCGTGTCGATGTACCCGCGGGTGATATCGGCGTAGGTGCCCGTGAGATAGGCTATCTTTTTGGCGAATACAAGAAGATAACATCTTCATATGAAGGTGTGCTTACCGGGAAACCTTTTATGTTCGGCGGGTCGCTTATGAGACCCGAAGCCACAGGTTACGGAGTGGTTTACTTTACCGAAACGATGCTCGAGCAAGAACTTAAAGAACCGCTTTCGGGAAAAATATGCACTGTAAGCGGTGCAGGAAATGTCGCTATCTATACGATAGAAAAACTTCAAGCGATCGGAGCTATCGTCGTTACATGTTCAGATTCTCAAGGGACTATATATGACAGCAGAGGGATCGACCTTAAACTTGTCAAAGAGATAAAATTAGAAAGAAGAGCTTCTATTAAAGAGTATCTCGATGTATATAAAGAAGCGACTTACATACCTGTAAGTGAATATCCCGAAGGCGGGCATGCCGTTTGGAACATACCGTGTTATGCCGCTTTTCCGTGTGCTACACAAAACGAGTTGACCGAGGTGGATGCAAAAAACCTTATCGCAAACGGATGTATATCAGTAAGCGAAGGTGCAAATATGCCTTCTACTCCCGAAGCTACAGAACTTTTTCTTTCAAATAAGATATGTTTTGCACCTGCAAAAGCAGCTAACGCCGGCGGTGTAGCTGTGAGCGAATTTGAGATGAGTCAAAATGCCTCTATGCAGAAATGGTCGTTTGAGAAGGTCGATGAAAAACTGAAAGAGACGATGCAGCAGATATGTAAGCGTGTCTTTCTTACGGCAAAAGATTACGGGGTAGAGGGTAACTACGTCGACGGTGCGAATATCGCAGGATTTAAAAGAGTAGCGGATGCTATGATCGCCGAGGGGATATAA
- a CDS encoding phosphatidylglycerophosphatase A: protein MNWFFITLGYSGLFPKAPGTVGSLVALIIGIPALAYLGSQLMFTLTLLITAIAVKEINKYEKLNDTHDDKRIVIDELAGMWLALSIAPGIMLDMNDIFSYENGFLIQSVMAFVFFRFFDIKKPSIIGKIDRKVSGGLGVMADDIVAGFAAGISSALVWQIILKLQLYFS, encoded by the coding sequence ATGAACTGGTTTTTTATAACTTTAGGATACAGCGGACTTTTTCCAAAAGCACCGGGAACCGTCGGTTCTTTAGTCGCACTTATCATCGGGATACCGGCACTTGCCTATCTTGGTTCGCAGCTTATGTTTACTTTGACACTTTTAATCACTGCTATTGCTGTCAAAGAGATAAACAAGTATGAAAAGCTAAACGATACTCATGATGATAAACGTATCGTCATTGATGAACTTGCAGGGATGTGGCTTGCCCTAAGCATCGCGCCCGGTATTATGCTGGATATGAACGATATATTCAGCTACGAGAACGGATTTTTGATCCAGTCGGTCATGGCATTTGTCTTTTTTAGATTTTTTGATATTAAAAAGCCGTCTATTATCGGAAAAATAGATAGAAAGGTAAGCGGCGGACTTGGAGTGATGGCAGATGATATCGTCGCCGGTTTTGCAGCGGGTATCTCATCTGCACTAGTATGGCAGATAATCCTAAAACTACAACTGTACTTCTCATAG
- a CDS encoding sulfate adenylyltransferase: protein MASQRKSSSLFIDPEAASALEFLKAGLLYPVTSLMNKKEVLEVLSTSTINKKIFPFPFILAPSGKRNAKVLKEAHVGDELELICNGELFATLVIDEVFEIDPKERLRHIYGTDDESHPGVRSTSKRLGKYAVSGDYTLANELPNLHKDYIKDSIELVGAKNVTAIMMAANPLHRAHERLIRQSLENSDLTVIFLLKPYETADLKYSIRYEALKYFIDNYLPKNRVIIVPLESNYIFAGINEIIIDAIVAKNYGCTKLTIGQNHAGLGMYYDSNTNKSILDRVTDLDINIGIASEYVYCNVCKTLVSTSTCPHGQHHHISYHSESILELLKLGIVPPAVLVRKEISALLLSKMFENRFKNLEKLYYNLLPIGGLLENHTEEEFYKELMKLYQTTSLT, encoded by the coding sequence ATGGCATCACAAAGAAAAAGTAGTTCACTGTTTATAGACCCGGAAGCGGCGTCTGCATTAGAATTTTTAAAAGCCGGATTACTCTATCCGGTCACTTCATTGATGAATAAAAAAGAGGTGCTGGAAGTCCTTTCCACCTCGACGATCAACAAAAAAATATTTCCCTTTCCATTTATACTCGCACCCTCTGGTAAACGTAATGCAAAAGTCTTAAAAGAGGCACATGTTGGTGATGAGCTTGAACTTATCTGCAACGGTGAGCTTTTTGCGACTTTAGTCATCGATGAAGTATTTGAGATCGATCCAAAAGAGAGACTCCGCCATATCTACGGAACCGATGACGAATCGCATCCGGGTGTCAGATCTACAAGTAAAAGACTTGGAAAATATGCAGTCTCTGGCGATTATACGCTTGCAAATGAACTGCCGAATCTTCACAAAGATTATATAAAAGACTCCATAGAGCTTGTCGGTGCAAAAAACGTCACGGCAATAATGATGGCCGCGAATCCTCTGCATCGTGCACATGAACGTCTGATAAGACAGTCTTTAGAAAACAGTGACCTAACAGTGATCTTCCTGTTAAAACCGTATGAGACGGCTGATCTGAAATACAGCATCAGATATGAGGCACTAAAATACTTTATAGACAACTATCTGCCAAAAAACAGAGTTATCATCGTCCCTCTTGAATCAAACTATATCTTTGCGGGTATCAATGAGATCATTATCGATGCAATCGTGGCGAAAAACTACGGTTGTACAAAACTCACTATCGGTCAGAACCATGCAGGTCTTGGTATGTACTATGACAGCAATACGAATAAGTCGATCTTAGACCGTGTAACGGATCTGGATATCAATATCGGTATTGCAAGTGAATATGTCTACTGCAATGTCTGTAAAACACTTGTAAGTACAAGTACATGTCCTCACGGTCAGCATCACCACATCTCATATCATTCCGAGTCGATCTTAGAACTTTTAAAACTCGGTATAGTCCCGCCAGCGGTACTTGTGAGAAAAGAAATATCAGCACTGCTTCTTTCTAAGATGTTTGAAAACAGATTTAAAAATCTTGAAAAGCTATACTATAACCTTCTTCCTATCGGCGGTCTGCTTGAAAACCATACGGAAGAGGAGTTTTATAAAGAACTTATGAAGCTTTATCAGACTACATCTTTAACATAA